The Bacillota bacterium DNA window GAGAAGCGATAGGACCGCAGCCCCAGTCGCTGCATGAGGGCCACGTCCTCCCGCCAGCGCCGGTAGTGATCGCAGGCGGGGTAACCGCTTGCACCCCCGAGCACTCGT harbors:
- a CDS encoding family 1 glycosylhydrolase gives rise to the protein MQETTSSYQIEGSTRADGRGECIWDRFAAAGRVLGGASGYPACDHYRRWREDVALMQRLGLRSYRFS